Below is a genomic region from Scomber scombrus chromosome 3, fScoSco1.1, whole genome shotgun sequence.
TTTACTAATTTACTGGAAATAATTAGAACATTTGGtacaaaatgtgttaaatgtgggTTAGTTGGTGATAACTTGCTCATTATAGGTTATTTAGGTTTAAACATAgactttcttttcaaaaatgtcttaataaattaattaataattcacTAAAAGTAGTCACTTTGTAACTGTTAATTCTCACAATGTATAGATATAGTTTATAGAATAGACTATATTACCAATAAATATTACCAATTTaatcaatgtaacactttttaAAGTTTCTGATTATTTGTACCAATCACcctttctgtaaaaaaaataaataaataaattagacaAATAACCATGAATTAGATTTTAATACTGATGACTTAAAGTGTATTAAGAAATTACAAGTTCACTTCTACACCTCACTTCAAGCATATTAAAGGTGATGAGTTGAAGGATCCTGCATCAGTGAagtgtattttaatgtgaatgAATCAAATTACTGCATCTGAATGGTAAACTAGAGTCATAGTGTGTCTACATTAACAATACTCATGGTGACAGTTAATCAACTTTTTGTCTACTTTTGTCTCttctgtggtaaaaaaaaaaattcaaattaaattcaGTATTAGGATACAAAATACTGTGTCCCAACTGTAGCCAGAGCAggagggtgtgtttgtgtggcagtAAGCCTCATTCTGTGGTGGAAGTTCGTGCCACTGTGCAAACCCTGCCCAGCTAGCCCCACAGCCCTATGTGAAATGTGACACAACCCTGGGTTCTCCTTTAAGGCATGCCTTTTCTGTCCGCGTGtattacattgtgtgtgtgtgtgtgtgtgtgtgtgtgtgtgtgtgtgtgtgtgcgtgtgtgtgtgtgtgtgtgtgtgtttgtgtgtgcctatgtgtgtgtgcctatgtgtgtgtgcctatgtgtgtgCAGGGTGGGGGTCAGGCCCCCATTTTTACCAGGACGTCTGCAGCAGCTGTCCACTGGCATGCCAGCGGGTGCGTCACAGTGGTGATACAGGGGTTCAGAAGGCGGCTGTGTGCAGTTTGATCCACGAAAGTTTACCCTCACTGTCTCCGGCCAAACCAGGACCTGCAACCCCACCATGGCGGATCAGTACCAGTACAACACCAATGAAGAGAAGATTGTGAAGGACAGCCACACCAAGGAGATCGATCTCATTAACAGAGACCCCAAGCAGATCAATGAGGACGTGGTGAAGGTTTGTGCAGCATTGGAGACACCACCCTGTCACAGCAGGATTAAAGAAATTGTATCCCTATGTCATGTCATGTGTGGAAGTGTGTAGAGAAAATGCATAAAGTGGTTGCTAGGAACAAAGACAGGAGAACAGGGTATTATACTGTCTGGAAAATCCCTAAATAGACCAACAGCTATTCCTGTTGCCTGTGCAGAGCATGAAGTTTATTTTGGGAATGGGGTAGAAGAGCGTGAAACTGATACACTGCTCCATTGGTTTTATTTAGGTTTGACAACTGTTTATCCTGAGATTGTTGCCATGCATCaccacaaaacattttctgtcagaACTGAATATTTGTTTGGATTAGATTTTGTTTGACAGAAAAGGTTTTCAGGAAAACATGGTCAATGAGGATAGTAAATCATGAGTTATGAGAGCATAAGCTTAGTGTCAGTTTAGCTCAGTTTGGAATGCCATACAGGCTCATGATGTTTTCAGCAAACAATCAAGAAAATGATAAAGATTCTTATTCCCAATAGCCTCGTCTCCAGTTGAAAGTATAAGTGATAAATTGGCACTTACATTTCTAATATATACAATCTTTATCCTCTTACATACTCTAAAGAGTGGATCGCCTATAGCTATTGAAAGTGTCCTCAATTAGATAAGGAATCTTATCTACTGAGTAATCAGATTTACAACCACAACTACATGGGTGTCTGTCTATCGTTGCTGAAAGAACACTGATGCTGTTTTGCAGAATCTGACTCTAGCAATCCCCTCTCAGGGCTGAAAGAGACCAAACCAGAGAAAGTATAAAACAGTGCATGTCCAGCCATTCATTCAGAGGATGATCTGCGCCTGCTATTCCCATACTGATCCTATCCAAGGGtgtggaagaaaggaaatagTTGTCACATGTGCAGTGCGTCTGCCTGCCATGATTACTGACAAGTTACTTAACATTTTATTGCCTGGTCTCAGCTGAGAATGCGATGGCCAGTTTTTCCAAAAGACCAGTTGTTCTCATGTATTTTACATGAGGGGAACTCTGGTTACTAAAATTGTCAGAATTGAGCTTTTTACAATGATTTGGGctgagcattaaaaaaacactttataacTTCTCCTGTATGCCACTACATtacgttttttttattctatcaAGTGCATCAGATAATTGGTTTCTCTGCATAAATTTGACCAAAACACTCTGCAGCTTTAATAAGCATAATCTTTAAATGTAACATTGGCATGCATTTATTACTTGAAGCACATGGTGGATTAAAAAGAGTGTCCTCAGAGATGTGTAGTATTGAAATGCTCTTTTAAATTTCTTATAAGGTGGAGTTTGAAGATGTCATTGCAGAGCCAGATGGTACACACAGCCTGGATGGGGTGTGGAAGCTCAGCTACACCACCTTCACTGTGTCCAAATACTGGTGCTACCGCATCTTATCTGCTATCTTCGGGATCCCTGTGGCTCTGCTCTGGGGCTTCCTGTTCGCCTGCATCTCATTCTGCCACATCTGGGCTGTGGTTCCCTGCATCAAGAGCTGTCTGATTGAGTCTCAGTGCATCAGCCGCATCTACTCTCTCTGTATCCAGACCTTCTGTGATCCCTTCTTCGAAGCCCTGGGCAAGATCTTCAGCAGCGTGCGTGTGGCATTGCGCAAAGAAGTCTAAGAACTCATACAGTAGTGTTTGTAGAATGATCGAATGAAGAATGGTATCTTTTTATACACCACAAGACCAGCCCTTGCATCTTGCTTACTCCCTGTTACTCCTGGTCTGCCCTTCATAACATGCCGCTACCCACTCTCCTATCCTCAGTCTCTGAGCTATGAGTCCTGACATCCCCAGTGTTTCCTTTTGCTACCAGAAGCTCTGTGACAGCTGCAGTAGGCGGCGTGTTTCTCTGACAGCTCTGGCACTCCTGGAGGGCTCAGTGCTCCTCACTGAAAGAGAAGAGGGCTGCCAGCCATGAGGAAGATCCGTCTGTcctcatttatttgtttgtatgacAAAAAGCTCAGACAATACCTTCTCATTCACAGCAAATGAAATGAACTCCTCAATACTGGTGCACCTGTGGATGATGCTGCTAGTGTGCATTACATTTGGTTATACTCAAAAGTATACTGATGCTTTATGTTGCTTTGTCtggtattgttttatttcatattgattgaattgaatttgacagttctatatatgtatacatcATCCTATTAGAAAAGCCCTAACCAAATGACGTTAtcattttgtccaaaaaaaaattgtgatgaCTCTGAAATAACTCGGAGTAACTGATGTAGCTGAGGTAACAGACTTTTTGGAGACGTGCAGATGTAAGAAATATGTTTGGAACCAGCCATGCAGATAATCTACTTCCTTTTATCAAATGTATATGAGTGGaatattaacttttttgtatatttcaatCAATTATGTGTAAACAAGTATGGACCTAACTACTAAATGgtgtaaagtaagaaaaaaaaacctttaaatggtctgttgtgttgttttgatttggTATTGAAGTGTGGAGCGTTTAGCTAATATTGTATAACCGCAGTCAGGAAGGGCACAGTAGAAACAGTTTTAAGTCTGAGACTGTCAACTTTAATAAGTGTATTTCACTACAGGAGTGGTGTTtgattgaaaatatattttgtgtatttgtcaTTGTGAGAAGCTtaggaaatacatttattcaaagTGTGTCTCAGTGATATTATTAGTAACATCTGAGAACTGTGACCCACTAGAGGTTGCTGTTGTGTCTTTCAAATGGCCCTCTTTGGTGTCTGGGATCTATTACTGATAATTTAGTGTTGCCACTCCCCTCTTTGAGAAGCCATGTGTTTCACTCTGGCTGATAAATTAAAGTCATTTATGGCACTAAAAGTGCTAGAAAATGAACCGAGTTTAAGGAGCCAAACAGCACACTGTATTAAACCATTATTCTGATTAATGAACTGTATTaaactgtgtaattactgtGGCTGATTTATTCATCAGGTTGTGTGGtcaagtttaattaaaaaataacattaagaGCGTCTATCACTTTCACCCCAGCAGAATGTGCACAGTAATAATTCTAACACATtttgtggattttcccaaaattcaAACACGTTTTGTAGAAAAACCAAAGCTTTGCATTGATGTTTTCATCagtcttcatcttcattttgCAAGGGAGTTTCAAGTTTATCTTTATGAGAGTTAACTGCACACAGacaataatttaaatgttttatcctcACAAGGACATTTGCACACTTAactaataaatgtatttagatACAAACTGACCTCAGAAATAATACAGAGATGgtgaatatgtaaaaatattaatattttctgcaAATACAGAGTTcatgattttattgatttatttttctttcttgcaaataattaataaaatttTTGCAATTACagacatacatttacatataaaatatatgctATATCTCCACAtctattttgaatattttggataaaatacctaaaaataccagaaggaaggaaattcaTAGTGAATGTCTTTGATGTGATCTGTTAAGTCTTTAGTGCCACTTGTTGCCTTTAAATGATTTATGGTTTTAACAGCATTTGCCTGATAGAGTATTTTCCAATCAAACAAGATTGTCTCATAAAACGTCACATTATCAAGGCTATAAGGGGAGGAAATCCCCCCTCTAAATATAGTAAATCTAAGGTacaaaataatttataatatatataatataatatatacagcaGCAGTGCAGCTATTCAAGACAAATATTGGCGTAGTATCATTTCAGCGCTTGATTAATCATTACCATAATCCACACAATAAAAGAGCTGAAGCAACAGCTGTGCAGTATAATGCAGTCTGCAAGAAATAACCTGTAAGAAGTATTTCAATAGAATTACCTGAGGCCGTTCTTTGTAGTGTTGTTGCACTTTGTTGTCTTATGATAAAATGTTAGTGTAAGGTGGCAGAGAGACAACATATCAGGATGATCTTAATAATGGGGTTTTAATTTAATCATCACCTATCTCACAGTGTCTCAACTGAAGTTCAACACTATCAATTTCATGAAGTTAATATTTATGCAGAGTTACTGTATACTTTACAGTTGTTGGTACTATTCAGGTCACTAGACTGCtttgattaaaataacaaataccaAGTGAATAACAACTTAGATGGCTCATATACTTAACATTGGCAATGAAGATATTAATATACAACTGACTAAACAGCAGCCATACACTTAATTAGCTTAGCAAAATGACAGACAAAGGAAATCAATGTCCACAGCTTACCATTATTGTCACTTTGAGCTGGTTCATGAACCATGTAGCTAATGCCTCAAGATGCTTCCAGAAACATAAGTCACTTCAATTCATTCCAGTGGTCTGCACAGTATCGAGATCTCAACCCAATAAAGCATTTCGGGAGTGTGTCGGAACAGGATGTTCAAAGTTTAAATGTGCTGACTAAAATTTGCAGGAACACTGTACTGTTATTGATTCAGTGTGGTCGATTGTCCCTCTGGAACATTTCCAGCGCCCTAACAaggatttcttcttcttcttattccaCACTGTTCAGGAGGCAAAAGGAGCTCCAATAAGTACCTGCCAGGCGTAAATGATGacctcatctttttttttttttgcttttgctctttatttgttttttaaagctttttttaaatcgtTACCAGTGACAGTTATGACATCTCACATTTAACAATATCTCAAGTAACAGTTTACAAGTATGCAATCCATTGCAAATGTAACTAAGTAAACAACATACAATATCTATAACAGATGAGCAATTTTATCATAACACAGACAAACGGGATCCATAAGCTCTACTGGTGACAATAAACAAATCAATAGCATTGGTGGCCGAGGTCAGCAGTGCTTTAAAAGTCATTTGAATATCCtcttttgttttactttctctgcactgaaatgtgtaaatatatactgtacacttAACGAAAAacgaaaaacaaaacataaaactcacacaaaatatgaatttgaTTGCTCAGCTTAATCAATGATTATCTTTTAAGAATTAACAAAATATTGCCCCAAAATATTCTGTACATTCCTCTTTTTCACATATCCATTTCTACTTTACCCTGTAAAGtactgtaaattaaataattaagaCTTTTGTTTGCCCTCTTATGGGCTGACAGAAACCTCAGGATCAAAGGTATCTGAAAGAGCTGACAGCTTTTTAATTCATGAGTGACGGCATGTGGTGAAAGGCAGGGATGGCAGGAAAGTGGGGAAGTTGCTCATGTGGTAGAAGTCTGTGTGATACTCCTCTGACTGCTAGTGCTTTTAATGGCAAACGTTGAGGAGTTGCTCTTGTGACTGGAGTCAAAGTCACGCTCACAGCGGCACTGGGATGATTTGAGGTAGCGTGCAGAACAGCACAGAAAGTTCTGCCTGAGATCCTGGAACAGATGCCCAGCGAAGCACATGTAGATCCAGGGGTTGCAGCAGCTGTTGAGGCTGGCCAGCAGCATGGATATGATGAAGGGCATAGCTGTGGGTGAGGGGAGAGACAGGAAGATTACTGAGCTGcgacaacagaaaatgaaagatttaCACCATAATTGGATAGAACCAGGAGCTTGTTTTCTGTGTCAGTGGCTCGTAAATTCTTCATCTGTGGTCATTCTTATCGCCCTTAGAGACAAAACACATGAGTATATGGTTTTACTTGTGATTATTTACATCTTCAGCTTAATTAATGCTcattagccatgctagcagtgtGGGTCTAAGGATGGCAATGCCAGTCCAGACTAAAATTTCTCAAAAACAGTGTAGGAATTCTAATAACTTTAGTCATCCCCAACTTGGGCAGAATTATCTAATGtagtcaaacattttaaattgtttaattggTTTACTACCAAATACCTGTATCTGCCTCAGCTGTGCTTTGTTTGTAgagctaattagcaaatgttagctgCAATGTTATGTGCAAAAATAGGATGTTGAACATGGTAAACTTGCTAaaaatcagcatgttagcattatcaCTGCAAGTGTGTAGAATGCTGACTTTAGCATTTAGTTTAAAGTACCACTTTTTAGAGCAAGTGCAGCCTCAAAGAGCTGCTAGTATGGCTGAAGACTGTCTTGTGTCCTTTTTAcccaaatatgcaaataattcAATTACAAGTTTCAATCATACAGTGAACTGATTATAGCTGGGAGGCCATCAgtttgaaaataatcaaaagagTTCAAGGCAGCAGTTACACCttcaattaaataaattttgCCAAAGCATGTACTCTCTGAGGAAGGCGACAGTGTTtgaaaaaagcagaagaaagCATTTTCTAAAACAAAGCAGAATTCCTACAAACAGACTTTCAAGGTTGACGAGTGAACAAGGTTGCTCACATATCATTGGTGATACATCACAGCAAGTAGCATGCAGTGGCATGCTGGATGACATTTATGGTATGTCAACTCCACCACCTAACTGACATTTGGCAAATGAGTTTCGGATTCATGTAATTAGCCTGTATCCCGTATTTAACCTCTTCTTGCTGATTGCTAATCTTTTTCTCAAGCTGTCTGCACTTCTGCTACTCTTGTGTCGTATCTAATGGGGTCCCTGAGCTCTAACGGAAAAATGTTTCAGTATAAATGATCCCTGGAATGGCACAAAAGTCACACATGATTAATAAAAATCGATCATCAGCCATTAAGGGTTTGATTTATGGGACTTAAACATGAGTTTAACTGAGTCTAGATCATTCAATTACCCTTTTACCACGGTGTCATAGGTTTTATAATCTATTTATGAAACGTTCTGCAAAAAGGcaccaaaaaaaagtgagaatgtCGGTTCTGATACGTAAAAGTAATGATACAAGAAACATTTAGCCATGCTTTGCTATTATGCTGCTGACATGGATGAAGGAATATGTGCCATTGAAAACTGCGCAGAGCCTAGATGTAATTTAAGTAATTGGGGGAACCATCACCAAAAAGTCTTTACTGAATCAACTCACAATTTCTATCTCAAGTGAGTGATAAATCACACAGCAAATGAAAAGGCAGAATATCCCTGGGTGGTACATCTGTCTGACTGTCAGAGCCGATACAGGCTGGCCCTAAAGACTCCTCAGCAATTCATTAACACGAGCACGTAATGTGCATTCCATCTCTCTGAAGGCAAGTACTCAATTTCATATTGACGCTATTTATATGGATTTCACATGGAGTGATTTTCCTTTAGAGGTGTCTCTATGGATATGACAGTGTTGTGTCTCTCACTGCTTGTCAGGGctctgtatatatttttgaataagtaatattatatataataatatccCAGATTGAACACTGGGATTTATGTTCATCGAGCACTTAATGCAAATCAATAATTTAGTCAAGCATCAGAGGGCACAAGGCTCAGCAGTAGTAGATGTTTATATTCACAGATTTTTTTGGAGCTTGGGTGAGTGTCAGAGTCAGGGTTTATCCTTCAGGTGTTTTTCTCTTCTACATAATGAAATCTATCCGGCTGCTGAATGTGAAATCACAGATGCCAATGGTGTCACTCTGACAAAGCCTAGAGTAATGGGGCATTTTACTGTCTTGTGACATTTCCAAAAATGGTATTGATAAGCCTAATAGGGTGCTAAAAATTGTAAACTTTCTAATTGTGACAGGAATACTAGAGGGGATGATGCCATTTGGCTCTTTgatcatgcattttaaaattagACTGATTGGCTTGATGAGGACATTGCAAATAGGGTTCAAAAATATCCAACACTGCTGCACTGATCCAGCTTTAATTTAACTTGGACAGGTTATGCAGCTCAAGAGATTGCTGCATCACTTGTGGCAGAAGACAAGCCTTAACTTGGACAAGAGTGGAGAAATTCTGGGGATTTGTATCAAGCAAAGAAACTACTGCTTGCACAACCTTGTGCAATGTTGTGTTGATGTTATGCTGAAGTGTAAGCTTGATTGATGTTGATAAAGgaacaaaaatatgttgttattaGGAGTATAGTAATATACTCCCAGTCACTCAAAAACATACTGAAACAATTGACTTTTTTCCTGCACCatagaaagaaacaaataagTGAAAATAATAACTTTTCATCACTCTCATCTTCTAGTAATCtttcatataaaatgttattgattCAATGGTAAACATAATAAAGATATCTAATGACCCATGTAATGTCATAATCTGTGTTTGAGGTCTGTTATCTAAATATTTGCCATAGGTCTGCAGGTTACTTACCATAAGAAATAATTATGCATtaataatctgttttattatGCTACTGGGTAATCTTTCATGACAATATGCAGTTATAAAGGAGCAAAGTGTGATCCAGTCCCATCCCACAATCAAAATTcaacacacatgaataaaatcTGGACTTTCATGAAACAATTATTAAATCTGATTATGAACCTATAGTTGTATgatgctctgtgtttgtgttcacatcataaatgtgtgaaacacatctttatgatgtttttccttctctgttCTGAGCTGTGTGGTCTGGCCTCACTTTGACTCTAATGGACACTTTGTCtccaagcacacacatgcaggtgaCACTCCAGCCTATCTTTTGTACACAAACACTGGCACGTGTCTGCCAATTCTGGCCTTTCTGAGAGCTGTTCACGTGGAGGAAAGCCAACAGACATCACCCCCCTCCCTGCACTGATCGCTCTAAAACAGGAAAGAAATCAATCACTTTTTTCCATTCAAAGGCTGGAGTAATTCAGTTGATCCTTTCTGGCCACTGTTACTTTGAATATCATTATGAGATGTAATATCAGAGCCAATAGTTATTTCATCAGTGCATCAAAAAAATGTCTACTCTTGTAATGTGCCAGTGACCAAGTGTTGGTCTTGTGTATGTTGTACCTGTTTAGTTCCAAAGTGTAAATAGCTGGTGTGAACAATACAGCTTGAGAAGGATAACAGCAACACAGAACCTTTTGCATCCAACAGAgacaaaagggggaaaaaaactatgGCCTCTGACACCAAAGTATGTTTTCTTCCTGACatccttgttttatttttagcattTCTATTGTTTGtattacagtatgtaaaaaGTCTCCTTTTACTTTGTCTGAGGAAATACCAGTAAGCGATAGAAATCAGTTTGGAAAATAAGGTTTACACCGTctttatggtaaaaaaaaaacaaagttatctTGTTTCAGAAAGAGAAATTCTGTGCAGTCCTCACATAAATGGCTCTAATTAGATTTACCTTTCACTTTTCCAGTAAAGCAAAGGTCCCCACAACAAATTGACAAATTATAGCTTCTCTAGGATTAAaccattttctttaaaaaaataaataaattagggTAACACATATGTGTGACTTCCACATGTACAAATACAACACGAAGTTAATTTGTCACATTAAATCGCACGTTGCATTGGTGTGGCCATAGCCTAGAAGATCAATAAACATAGGTGCTACCTACAGTCGACGGCTGCTTAGTAGCCTATTGTGGTTAAATGTCAACTCCACACTCCAACGTGCCCCTCAGGCACAAATAAAGGTGCTTGGTGAGCAGTGGCGCACACTAATTTGATTAATGATTAGCCGTCACTCACTCCCAGGGTCAGAGGAAACTTGGGAAGTTCTGCGTTCAGCTTATTGCGCACTTTAGCTCATACGCTCAATCACTCACATTTGTAACCAAACACATGAAGGTATATTCAAACATATGATTAAATAATTTCACAGAACAAAATATGGATACGGCGTTTAACCTCGGTGGTGGGGAGACAGGGAACATATACTGAATCATTagaaatatttgtattgtagGGACATTTTTCGTTTAAAAAAATCCTAATACTATCAATTTTCTGAAACGACCAAATATCGCCCTCAGGAGTATGCAATAGTACTAGGCATTTATAATTCAACCAGCAGAGGAAACAGTCCAAAGTTTCCCCTGAATTTTTGTTTATGCTTTCGTGATATCTTGAGATTAAACATCCTGTGCTGACCTTCCCCGCCCTGGCTGGACTGATTACCCTGACACGAAGCAGCAGAGACCGGGTTCCCTTGAGTCAAAGCTCCGTTGTATCACCCGCGTGAGTGAAAAAGACTgaacaaacacagctgaaaaTTGCGTTTTTGGTGTCTCAGTTTGCCCCAACTGAACGATTTCGCTCGCATCCTCGTGCGTAAAAAGAACTGATGCGCACAGCAAGAGTGAATCACATATACCAAGCCATTTCCTGGCTGCAATATTGTAAGGAAAAATGCGTTAAAAGGTTGGGGGATCGGTATGTTAACTGTTAAAGTACATTATTGGCACAACAGTCTTTACGCATCATCTGCGTGCCCTGCTTATAATACTGAAGTCTAAATTTTAACCTACCCTCACGGGGCGCTGCTGGATCCCACGCAGACCACATctgaacagagaaaaaaggggtCCAGCAGACGATATAAGCCACGACTATGACGAAAGTCATTTTCACCGTGGTTATCTTCGCCTTAGAGATGAGCTTAACGCTACTGACACGGGCCAGCGTGTTGGCTTTGGAGGTTTTGGGCGTCAGGCTTATGCACTGCTCACGCCTGGTTTTCAGTTTAAAGTTTTGCCATATTTTGAAGCTTATCAACCCATAACAAATGCTCAGTATGGCCACTGGAATGATGTATATGGTGAGACTGATCCATGTGATGTAAGCTTTGGCTCCCCAAGGCATTACGAAGTCGCCCCAGCAGTCATACACTCCTGATCCGGCCGACCCAACCTCTCTCAGGGAAAAGATGAACATCTGCGGGATACTGAAGAGCAGGCTCAGGACCCAGGAAAATATGACATAGAAACGGTCTTTTCTCCTG
It encodes:
- the cav3 gene encoding caveolin-3; its protein translation is MADQYQYNTNEEKIVKDSHTKEIDLINRDPKQINEDVVKVEFEDVIAEPDGTHSLDGVWKLSYTTFTVSKYWCYRILSAIFGIPVALLWGFLFACISFCHIWAVVPCIKSCLIESQCISRIYSLCIQTFCDPFFEALGKIFSSVRVALRKEV
- the oxtra gene encoding oxytocin receptor — translated: MESISNQSDFWQFNESWRNSTLVNGTVGLNQTNPLKRNEEVAKVEVTVLALVLFLALAGNLCVLLAIHTTKHSQSRMYYFMKHLSIADLVVAIFQVLPQLIWDITFRFYGPDILCRLVKYLQVVGMFASTYMLVLMSVDRCLAICQPLRSLHRRKDRFYVIFSWVLSLLFSIPQMFIFSLREVGSAGSGVYDCWGDFVMPWGAKAYITWISLTIYIIPVAILSICYGLISFKIWQNFKLKTRREQCISLTPKTSKANTLARVSSVKLISKAKITTVKMTFVIVVAYIVCWTPFFSVQMWSAWDPAAPREAMPFIISMLLASLNSCCNPWIYMCFAGHLFQDLRQNFLCCSARYLKSSQCRCERDFDSSHKSNSSTFAIKSTSSQRSITQTSTT